CTCGCCGGAGCAACTGGGAACGGCCACTTACGAGGAATACGTCGAGCGGTTCTGCCGCATCGTGCATCCGCGCCTGCTGAGCTACGACCACTACGCTCTGATGAACGACGGCTCTCTGCGGCCGAGCTATTTCAAGAACATGGAGATCATTCGGGATGCAGCCCTGCGGCACGGCATCCCCTTCTGCTTCATCCTGCAGCTGATCCCTCACGGTCCCTACCGGGACCCGTCTGAAGCGGAGCTCAGGTGGCAGGTCAACACCGCGCTGGCATATGGCGCGAAGGGAATCCTGTATTTCACTTACTGGACTCCCGGATCGGACCCTGTCTGGGAATTTCAGAGGGCGGTTATCACCCGGGATGGCGAGCGTACGGCGCACTACAGGCAGCTGCAACGGCTCAACCGGGAACTGCGGGTGATCGGTCCGGTGCTGGCGAAGTTGACCTCGGTGGGCGTCTATCACACGGGCGATCTGCCGCCCGGAACCTCGGCCCCGGACTCCCGGTTGCCCGTGAAGGTATCAGGAGGGCCGGCTGTTGTGGGACTGTTCCGCCATCAGGATGGAACCGGCTGGTTGATGCTGACCAACCGGATGATGGATACGCCGTGCCGGGTCACCCTGCGGCTCTCCGGGAAGACTGCCGGTCTGAGCGAAATGAGCCGGATCTCCGGGGGAATGATTCCCGTGCCGTTGAATGATAGCTCTGTGGACCTGGAGCTCCGCGCGGGGGAGGGGCGGCTTTTCCGTCTACGCTGACTGCGCGCGGCCTGTCGGTAGACACGAGAGCCACTTAGTCATCCCGGCTGCGGACATCCGCCCATGCTAGAATGCTTCGGGAGAGGGAAGCCCGTCCAGGGTACCGGGAGGCGCTCCCGCCCGTTCAGATGCGCCTGAGCTCGTAGAAAAACCATGTCGAAACCGGTCGTCGCGATCGTGGGCCGTCCCAATGTGGGAAAGTCCACGTTATTCAACCGCCTCATCGGCCGGCGCGTGGCCATCGTCGAGGATGTGCCGGGCGTCACGCGCGACCGCATCTACGCTCCGGCAGAGTGGCGGGGCCGGGAGTTCGTCGTGACGGACACCGGCGGCATTCTCTGGGGCGACGACGATCCGTTGCGCAGCCGGATCGTGGAACAGGCGCAGATGGCCATGGACGAGGCGGACGTCATCATCCTTGTGGCCGATGTGGAGCAGGGGCTGACGGGCGCGGATCACGACCTGGCCGAGCACCTGCGCAGGAGCCGCAAGCCGGTTTTCGTCGCGGCCAACAAAGTGGATGATGCTTCCAGGGAGGCCGCCGCTGCGGAGTTCCACGCGATGGGATTTCAGGGGATGTTCCCCGTCTCGGCGCATCACGGACGTGGCGTGGCGGACCTCCTGGATGCCGTCGTGCAGCACCTGCCAGAGTCCGACAGTTCCCCCTCTTACGACGATTCCACGGTACGCCTTGCAGTGGTGGGGAGGCCCAATGTCGGCAAATCCTCCCTTATCAACGCCATTCTGGGCGAGGAGCGGGTCATCGTGTCGGATATCGCGGGGACCACGCGCGACGCGATAGATACCCCATTCGAGTGGCAGGGACGCAGCCTGGTCTTCATTGACACCGCCGGCATCAAGCGCGCCGGGAAGGTGCAGGGCTCCGTGGAGTACTACTCCGCGCTCCGAGCCATGCGGGCGATGGAGCGCTCGGACGTGGCGCTGCTGGTTATAGACGCGTCAGCCGGTCTGACGGACGGAGACAAGCGTGTGGCCGGGTACACCCGCGATGCCGGGCTGGCTTGCGTGGTAGTGGTGAACAAGTGGGACCTGGCGCCCGACCGTTCTCCCGCGGCGCGCCGCGAGATGGAGCGCATCATCCGGGAGGAGATGCCATTCCTGGATTACGCTCCGGTGGCTTTCACGTCGGCCGTGCAGCGCAAAGGAATGGATGTGGCCATTGACTGCGCGATGGTGGCCTATGACAACTACAACCGCCGCATCCCCACAGGTGAGCTGAACCGCCTCCTTCGCGAATGGGTGGACAGCCGCCCTCTCACGCGCAAAGGCAGGGATCTCAAGGTCTACTACGCGACGATGAGCCGGGTGCGTCCACCGACGGTCACCATCTTCGTGAACGATCCCGCGTTGATGCACTTCTCATACGAGCGCTATCTGGTGAACCAGCTGCGAAGGCAGTTCGGGTTTGCCGGAACGCCGGTCGTGTTGCAGGTCAAGCGGGCAAAGGGAGATCTGGATCCAGTATCTCCTGCGAAGGGAGGAAAGGGTGGGCGCTAGCGCAATAGCCGGGCTTCTGGCCGGGGCCTATCTCATCGGGTCCATCCCGTTCGCGCTGCTGATCGGCTTTGCCTGGAAGCGCGTGGACATCCGGAAATACGGCAGCGGGAATATCGGCGCCACCAACGTGCTGCGGGTGCTGGGGTGGCCGGCGGCTCTCGTCTGCTTTGTGCTGGACGCGGCGAAGGGGCTGGGGCCGGTCTGGTATGCGCAGTCGCTGCCGGATGTGGACCCCCTCCTGGTGGTGGGTGTGGCCCTCGCAGCCATCCTGGGTCATAACTTTTCGGTGTTCCTGGGGTTCCGCGGCGGCAAAGGTGTGGCGACCAGCCTGGGAGTCCTGATCGCCATCGCGCCGCATATCGCCGGCCTGGTGTTCTTTCTCTGGGTGCTGGTGGTAGTGGTGACCCGCTACATCTCCGTTGCCTCCATTCTGGCGGGTGTCAGCGTTCCCGTCTTGATGTTGCTTTCTTCCCATCTGCAGGATACCTACTGGGGGCGGCCTGTTCCGCAGGAGTATCTGTATCTGGGATTGCTGGGGGCCGGGTTCATCCTGATCAAGCACCGGCCCAATCTTGTGCGGCTGATGAACGGCACGGAGCCGAGGGTGGGGCAAAGGATTTCCGTCGAGCGGTCTGGCGAGGCTGCGGAAAGCCGGGGAGGCAGAGGATGAACGCAGGCGAACCTTCGTCTCCGCACGCGCGTCTTGCGCGGGCCGCTCTTGAGGAGTATGTGCGCCGCGGGCGAGTGCTCCCGGCGCCAGATGATGTGCCGGAGGATCTGCTGCGGCGGGCCGCCTGTTTCGTCTCCCTCAAAAAAGACGGGGCCCTGCGGGGATGCATCGGGACCATCGAGCCGGTGGAGGAGACCCTGGCAGCGGAGATCATCGCGAATACCATCTCTGCCGGCACCAGAGACCCACGGTTCCTGCCGGTAACACCGGAAGAATTACCCTGGCTTCAGTATTCCGTGGACGTGCTGACTCCTCCGGAACCCATCCCGGATCTCACCGGGCACGACCCCAGGCGTTACGGCCTGATCGTCGAAGGATTCGGCCGCCGCGGACTTCTGCTGCCCGACCTGGAGGGCGTGGACACTCCCGAGCAGCAGCTGGCCATCTGCCTGTCCAAAGCCGGCCTGTCCTCTCCCCGCGGCATCCGGCTCTACCGCTTCACGGTGGAGCGTTACAGGTGAGGCTGAAGACTGTCCAACGCCTGCCGGATGTCTTCCACCAGGTCTTCCAGATCCTCTAGCCCCACGGAGAGACGGACGAGGCCTTCCGTGATGCCCTGCGCGGCCCGGTCCTCCGGTGAGAGAGATGCGTGCGTCATGGTGGCCGAATGGGAGATGAGCGACTGAGCGCCACCCAGGCTCTCCGCCAGGGTGAACAGCTCCAGGCGGGACGTGAACGCCTGCACCGCGGCAAGCCCGCCCTTCAGCTCGGCGCAAACCATCCCGGAAAACCCGGTCATCTGACGCAGCGCCAGCTCACGCTGGGGAAAGCTCTCCAGACCGGGATAGGAGACCATAGCCACCGCGGGATGATCTTCCAGCGCGCGGGCTACCGCAATCGCATTCTCCTG
The sequence above is drawn from the Armatimonadota bacterium genome and encodes:
- a CDS encoding ribosome biogenesis GTPase Der, which codes for MSKPVVAIVGRPNVGKSTLFNRLIGRRVAIVEDVPGVTRDRIYAPAEWRGREFVVTDTGGILWGDDDPLRSRIVEQAQMAMDEADVIILVADVEQGLTGADHDLAEHLRRSRKPVFVAANKVDDASREAAAAEFHAMGFQGMFPVSAHHGRGVADLLDAVVQHLPESDSSPSYDDSTVRLAVVGRPNVGKSSLINAILGEERVIVSDIAGTTRDAIDTPFEWQGRSLVFIDTAGIKRAGKVQGSVEYYSALRAMRAMERSDVALLVIDASAGLTDGDKRVAGYTRDAGLACVVVVNKWDLAPDRSPAARREMERIIREEMPFLDYAPVAFTSAVQRKGMDVAIDCAMVAYDNYNRRIPTGELNRLLREWVDSRPLTRKGRDLKVYYATMSRVRPPTVTIFVNDPALMHFSYERYLVNQLRRQFGFAGTPVVLQVKRAKGDLDPVSPAKGGKGGR
- the plsY gene encoding glycerol-3-phosphate acyltransferase, translating into MGASAIAGLLAGAYLIGSIPFALLIGFAWKRVDIRKYGSGNIGATNVLRVLGWPAALVCFVLDAAKGLGPVWYAQSLPDVDPLLVVGVALAAILGHNFSVFLGFRGGKGVATSLGVLIAIAPHIAGLVFFLWVLVVVVTRYISVASILAGVSVPVLMLLSSHLQDTYWGRPVPQEYLYLGLLGAGFILIKHRPNLVRLMNGTEPRVGQRISVERSGEAAESRGGRG